The Balearica regulorum gibbericeps isolate bBalReg1 chromosome 12, bBalReg1.pri, whole genome shotgun sequence genome includes a region encoding these proteins:
- the CCPG1 gene encoding cell cycle progression protein 1 isoform X4: MSENSSDSDSSCGWTVINHEGSDIETVTSENGSTNDTHDFVSEEYVSLQEEEQPIDLQAQCNNDGEIPVVDNALSAFEETQEVPEGKKENIPDDGSCVGTISDDSDIVTLEAPKPEETQSQEEPPADGEEAQSSEDFNMGSSSSSQYAFSHLETVFSSQASNDESSSDETSDQSSPTVRKRRAKKRLISSSEAESGSPAEPESEPPREEEHKRQFSSGLNRCIILALVIAISMGFGHFYGNPEGTIQSQKRQQLVTKTRELKDMKDDLYQCQQEQGDKVHHKVGGDLATCLTSTEVEKKSFESQKKSLAAENQHLRESLEKEEKALASLQEELRKLRQQIRNLEDKGTSTESIVMENQKLREHLEEEKQRNHNFLKQKETLFAEAQMLRRELDKERHVTEALKKEMEQLSSHQTPDNANDDDTLRENQEIETLRGRLVELEKKLNFEQQRSDLWEKLYVEVKDQTEKQEMNEKGQKKGAKGQSKAKKKSKESFLGSVKETFDAMKNSTKEFVRHHKEKIKQAKEAVKENLKKFSDSVKSTFRHFKDTTKNIFDEKEKLSNDKRHEANKKARTFYREHNSYETPKQMHYRAPNMPKEFKDGRKHQFTTFQKDTDSQKCLDRLCNRKHQFVLKGCSGIFECAHKEFISLFNRVSDPIRVDEFNRLMKKYLQQVVHNFHHWRELENFVNKFFHNGVFIHDQMLFTDFVNDVKDYLEDMKEYQNNEKVFEDLDKYIYRYYFHYDNSPQYGPSRPKRPSFTQTENSRHEKQAQKYHHRNKREGKWHKHGRTNGRHMANLEIELGQLPFDPKY, from the exons atgtctgaaaattcCAGTGATAGTGATTCATCTTGTGGCTGGACTGTCATCAATCATGAG GGTTCTGACATAGAGACAGTGACTTCAGAAAATGGAAGCACAAATGATACCCATGACTTTGTTTCAGAAGAATACGTTTCGCTGCAAGAAGAGGAGCAACCAATTGATTTGCAAG CCCAGTGCAACAATGATGGAGAGATACCAGTGGTAGATAATGCTCTCTCTGCTTTTGAGGAAACTCAGGAAGTTCCAGAG ggaaagaaagaaaatatccctGATGATGGGTCCTGTGTTGGAACTATTAGTGATGATTCTGACATTGTTACACTTGAAGctccaaaaccagaagaaactcAAAGTCAGGAGGAACCTCCAGCTGATGGTGAAGAAGCTCAAAGTTCAGAGGATTTTAACATGGGTTCCTCCTCTAGCAGTCAATATGCGTTTTCCCATCTAGAAACTG ttttttcatCTCAGGCTAGCAATGATGAATCAAGTAGCGATGAAACTAGCGATCAGTCCAGTCCCACAGTACGAAAACGCCGGGCTAAGAAGAGGCTGATCTCTAGCTCTGAGGCTGAGAGTGGGTCACCTGCTGAACCAGAGTCTGAACCTCCCAGGGAAGAAGAGCACAAGCGCCAGTTCAGTAGTGGCCTTAACAGATGCATCATACTAGCTTTGGTGATTGCAATCAGCATGGGCTTTGGACATTTCTATG gAAACCCTGAAG GTACAATACAGAGCCAGAAACGTCAGCAGCTGGTGACAAAGACACGTGAATTAAAGGATATGAAAGATGACCTTTACCAGTGCCAACAAGAGCAAGGAGATAAAGTGCATCATAAAGTGGGG GGAGATCTTGCCACATGTTTGACTTCGACTGAGGTGGAGAAGAAATCCTTTgaatctcaaaaaaaaagtcttgctgCAGAAAATCAGCACTTGAGAGAATCtctagagaaggaagaaaaagctttggCCTCACTTCAGGAAGAATTAAGGAAGCTAAGACAACAAATTAGAAACTTAGAAGATAAAGGTACTAGCACTGAGTCTATTGTAATGGAAAATCAGAAACTAAGGGAAcatttggaagaggaaaagcaaagaaaccacAACTTTcttaagcaaaaggaaacactCTTTGCAGAGGCACAGATGTTAAGGAGAGAACTGGACAAAGAACGTCATGTTACAGAAGCtctaaaaaaagagatggaacAGTTAAGTTCTCATCAAACACCTGACAATGCTAATGATGATGATACATTAAGAGAAAATCAAGAAATAGAAACTCTGCGAGGAAGACTAgtagaactagaaaaaaagctaaacttTGAGCAACAGCGCTCTGACTTATGGGAGAAGTTGTATGTTGAAGTGAAAgaccaaactgaaaaacaagaaatgaatgaaaagggACAAAAGAAAGGTGCTAAAGGGCAAAGTAAGGCTaagaagaaatcaaaggaaTCATTTCTTGGTTCGGTTAAAGAAACTTTTGATGCTATGAAAAATTCCACGAAAGAGTTTGTAAGACACCATAAAGAAAAGATTAAGCAGGCTAaagaagcagtgaaagaaaacctgaagaaattCTCTGATTCTGTAAAGTCTACATTCAGACACTTCAAAGATACCACAAAAAACATCTTTGATGAAAAGGAGAAGTTGTCAAATGACAAAAGACACGAGGCAAACAAGAAAGCTCGAACTTTTTACCGAGAACATAACTCTTATGAGACTCCGAAGCAAATGCATTACAGGGCACCTAACATGCCAAAAGAATtcaaagatggaagaaaacatcaatttacaacatttcaaaaagatacagattcacagaaatGTCTTGATCGTTTGTGTAATAGAAAACATCAGTTTGTCCTGAAGGGCTGCTCTGGTATTTTTGAATGTGCTCATAAAGAATTCATTAGTCTCTTTAACAGAGTATCAGATCCTATCAGGGTGGATGAATTTAATCGGCtaatgaaaaagtatttgcaaCAAGTTGTACATAACTTTCATCACTGGAGAGAACTAGAAAATTTCGTCAATAAGTTTTTTCATAATGGGGTATTTATCCATGACCAGATGCTGTTCACTGATTTTGTTAATGATGTCAAGGATTACCTGGAAGATATGAAGGAATaccaaaataatgaaaaggttTTTGAGGATTTGGACAAATACATCTACAGATACTACTTTCATTATGATAACTCACCCCAATATGGACCCAG TCGACCTAAAAGGCCTTCTTTTACACAAACTGAAAATTCCAGACATGAAAAACAAGCTCAGAAGTACCACCACCGTAATAAAAGAGAAGGTAAATGGCATAAACATGGTCGCACTAACGGAAGACACATGGCAAATCTTGAAATAGAATTGGGGCAATTACCCTTTGATCCAAAATATTGA
- the CCPG1 gene encoding cell cycle progression protein 1 isoform X2 has translation MSENSSDSDSSCGWTVINHEGSDIETVTSENGSTNDTHDFVSEEYVSLQEEEQPIDLQAQCNNDGEIPVVDNALSAFEETQEVPEGKKENIPDDGSCVGTISDDSDIVTLEAPKPEETQSQEEPPADGEEAQSSEDFNMGSSSSSQYAFSHLETVSWLEKLRKIPDCVREWGNEVKEHVARSLHFQVFSSQASNDESSSDETSDQSSPTVRKRRAKKRLISSSEAESGSPAEPESEPPREEEHKRQFSSGLNRCIILALVIAISMGFGHFYGTIQSQKRQQLVTKTRELKDMKDDLYQCQQEQGDKVHHKVGGDLATCLTSTEVEKKSFESQKKSLAAENQHLRESLEKEEKALASLQEELRKLRQQIRNLEDKGTSTESIVMENQKLREHLEEEKQRNHNFLKQKETLFAEAQMLRRELDKERHVTEALKKEMEQLSSHQTPDNANDDDTLRENQEIETLRGRLVELEKKLNFEQQRSDLWEKLYVEVKDQTEKQEMNEKGQKKGAKGQSKAKKKSKESFLGSVKETFDAMKNSTKEFVRHHKEKIKQAKEAVKENLKKFSDSVKSTFRHFKDTTKNIFDEKEKLSNDKRHEANKKARTFYREHNSYETPKQMHYRAPNMPKEFKDGRKHQFTTFQKDTDSQKCLDRLCNRKHQFVLKGCSGIFECAHKEFISLFNRVSDPIRVDEFNRLMKKYLQQVVHNFHHWRELENFVNKFFHNGVFIHDQMLFTDFVNDVKDYLEDMKEYQNNEKVFEDLDKYIYRYYFHYDNSPQYGPSRPKRPSFTQTENSRHEKQAQKYHHRNKREGKWHKHGRTNGRHMANLEIELGQLPFDPKY, from the exons atgtctgaaaattcCAGTGATAGTGATTCATCTTGTGGCTGGACTGTCATCAATCATGAG GGTTCTGACATAGAGACAGTGACTTCAGAAAATGGAAGCACAAATGATACCCATGACTTTGTTTCAGAAGAATACGTTTCGCTGCAAGAAGAGGAGCAACCAATTGATTTGCAAG CCCAGTGCAACAATGATGGAGAGATACCAGTGGTAGATAATGCTCTCTCTGCTTTTGAGGAAACTCAGGAAGTTCCAGAG ggaaagaaagaaaatatccctGATGATGGGTCCTGTGTTGGAACTATTAGTGATGATTCTGACATTGTTACACTTGAAGctccaaaaccagaagaaactcAAAGTCAGGAGGAACCTCCAGCTGATGGTGAAGAAGCTCAAAGTTCAGAGGATTTTAACATGGGTTCCTCCTCTAGCAGTCAATATGCGTTTTCCCATCTAGAAACTG TCAGTTGGCTGGAGAAGCTGAGGAAGATTCCTGATTGTGTAAGGGAATGGGGAAATGAGGTGAAGGAGCATGTGGCTCGCAGTCTTCATTTCCAAG ttttttcatCTCAGGCTAGCAATGATGAATCAAGTAGCGATGAAACTAGCGATCAGTCCAGTCCCACAGTACGAAAACGCCGGGCTAAGAAGAGGCTGATCTCTAGCTCTGAGGCTGAGAGTGGGTCACCTGCTGAACCAGAGTCTGAACCTCCCAGGGAAGAAGAGCACAAGCGCCAGTTCAGTAGTGGCCTTAACAGATGCATCATACTAGCTTTGGTGATTGCAATCAGCATGGGCTTTGGACATTTCTATG GTACAATACAGAGCCAGAAACGTCAGCAGCTGGTGACAAAGACACGTGAATTAAAGGATATGAAAGATGACCTTTACCAGTGCCAACAAGAGCAAGGAGATAAAGTGCATCATAAAGTGGGG GGAGATCTTGCCACATGTTTGACTTCGACTGAGGTGGAGAAGAAATCCTTTgaatctcaaaaaaaaagtcttgctgCAGAAAATCAGCACTTGAGAGAATCtctagagaaggaagaaaaagctttggCCTCACTTCAGGAAGAATTAAGGAAGCTAAGACAACAAATTAGAAACTTAGAAGATAAAGGTACTAGCACTGAGTCTATTGTAATGGAAAATCAGAAACTAAGGGAAcatttggaagaggaaaagcaaagaaaccacAACTTTcttaagcaaaaggaaacactCTTTGCAGAGGCACAGATGTTAAGGAGAGAACTGGACAAAGAACGTCATGTTACAGAAGCtctaaaaaaagagatggaacAGTTAAGTTCTCATCAAACACCTGACAATGCTAATGATGATGATACATTAAGAGAAAATCAAGAAATAGAAACTCTGCGAGGAAGACTAgtagaactagaaaaaaagctaaacttTGAGCAACAGCGCTCTGACTTATGGGAGAAGTTGTATGTTGAAGTGAAAgaccaaactgaaaaacaagaaatgaatgaaaagggACAAAAGAAAGGTGCTAAAGGGCAAAGTAAGGCTaagaagaaatcaaaggaaTCATTTCTTGGTTCGGTTAAAGAAACTTTTGATGCTATGAAAAATTCCACGAAAGAGTTTGTAAGACACCATAAAGAAAAGATTAAGCAGGCTAaagaagcagtgaaagaaaacctgaagaaattCTCTGATTCTGTAAAGTCTACATTCAGACACTTCAAAGATACCACAAAAAACATCTTTGATGAAAAGGAGAAGTTGTCAAATGACAAAAGACACGAGGCAAACAAGAAAGCTCGAACTTTTTACCGAGAACATAACTCTTATGAGACTCCGAAGCAAATGCATTACAGGGCACCTAACATGCCAAAAGAATtcaaagatggaagaaaacatcaatttacaacatttcaaaaagatacagattcacagaaatGTCTTGATCGTTTGTGTAATAGAAAACATCAGTTTGTCCTGAAGGGCTGCTCTGGTATTTTTGAATGTGCTCATAAAGAATTCATTAGTCTCTTTAACAGAGTATCAGATCCTATCAGGGTGGATGAATTTAATCGGCtaatgaaaaagtatttgcaaCAAGTTGTACATAACTTTCATCACTGGAGAGAACTAGAAAATTTCGTCAATAAGTTTTTTCATAATGGGGTATTTATCCATGACCAGATGCTGTTCACTGATTTTGTTAATGATGTCAAGGATTACCTGGAAGATATGAAGGAATaccaaaataatgaaaaggttTTTGAGGATTTGGACAAATACATCTACAGATACTACTTTCATTATGATAACTCACCCCAATATGGACCCAG TCGACCTAAAAGGCCTTCTTTTACACAAACTGAAAATTCCAGACATGAAAAACAAGCTCAGAAGTACCACCACCGTAATAAAAGAGAAGGTAAATGGCATAAACATGGTCGCACTAACGGAAGACACATGGCAAATCTTGAAATAGAATTGGGGCAATTACCCTTTGATCCAAAATATTGA
- the CCPG1 gene encoding cell cycle progression protein 1 isoform X5: MSENSSDSDSSCGWTVINHEGSDIETVTSENGSTNDTHDFVSEEYVSLQEEEQPIDLQAQCNNDGEIPVVDNALSAFEETQEVPEGKKENIPDDGSCVGTISDDSDIVTLEAPKPEETQSQEEPPADGEEAQSSEDFNMGSSSSSQYAFSHLETVFSSQASNDESSSDETSDQSSPTVRKRRAKKRLISSSEAESGSPAEPESEPPREEEHKRQFSSGLNRCIILALVIAISMGFGHFYGTIQSQKRQQLVTKTRELKDMKDDLYQCQQEQGDKVHHKVGGDLATCLTSTEVEKKSFESQKKSLAAENQHLRESLEKEEKALASLQEELRKLRQQIRNLEDKGTSTESIVMENQKLREHLEEEKQRNHNFLKQKETLFAEAQMLRRELDKERHVTEALKKEMEQLSSHQTPDNANDDDTLRENQEIETLRGRLVELEKKLNFEQQRSDLWEKLYVEVKDQTEKQEMNEKGQKKGAKGQSKAKKKSKESFLGSVKETFDAMKNSTKEFVRHHKEKIKQAKEAVKENLKKFSDSVKSTFRHFKDTTKNIFDEKEKLSNDKRHEANKKARTFYREHNSYETPKQMHYRAPNMPKEFKDGRKHQFTTFQKDTDSQKCLDRLCNRKHQFVLKGCSGIFECAHKEFISLFNRVSDPIRVDEFNRLMKKYLQQVVHNFHHWRELENFVNKFFHNGVFIHDQMLFTDFVNDVKDYLEDMKEYQNNEKVFEDLDKYIYRYYFHYDNSPQYGPSRPKRPSFTQTENSRHEKQAQKYHHRNKREGKWHKHGRTNGRHMANLEIELGQLPFDPKY; encoded by the exons atgtctgaaaattcCAGTGATAGTGATTCATCTTGTGGCTGGACTGTCATCAATCATGAG GGTTCTGACATAGAGACAGTGACTTCAGAAAATGGAAGCACAAATGATACCCATGACTTTGTTTCAGAAGAATACGTTTCGCTGCAAGAAGAGGAGCAACCAATTGATTTGCAAG CCCAGTGCAACAATGATGGAGAGATACCAGTGGTAGATAATGCTCTCTCTGCTTTTGAGGAAACTCAGGAAGTTCCAGAG ggaaagaaagaaaatatccctGATGATGGGTCCTGTGTTGGAACTATTAGTGATGATTCTGACATTGTTACACTTGAAGctccaaaaccagaagaaactcAAAGTCAGGAGGAACCTCCAGCTGATGGTGAAGAAGCTCAAAGTTCAGAGGATTTTAACATGGGTTCCTCCTCTAGCAGTCAATATGCGTTTTCCCATCTAGAAACTG ttttttcatCTCAGGCTAGCAATGATGAATCAAGTAGCGATGAAACTAGCGATCAGTCCAGTCCCACAGTACGAAAACGCCGGGCTAAGAAGAGGCTGATCTCTAGCTCTGAGGCTGAGAGTGGGTCACCTGCTGAACCAGAGTCTGAACCTCCCAGGGAAGAAGAGCACAAGCGCCAGTTCAGTAGTGGCCTTAACAGATGCATCATACTAGCTTTGGTGATTGCAATCAGCATGGGCTTTGGACATTTCTATG GTACAATACAGAGCCAGAAACGTCAGCAGCTGGTGACAAAGACACGTGAATTAAAGGATATGAAAGATGACCTTTACCAGTGCCAACAAGAGCAAGGAGATAAAGTGCATCATAAAGTGGGG GGAGATCTTGCCACATGTTTGACTTCGACTGAGGTGGAGAAGAAATCCTTTgaatctcaaaaaaaaagtcttgctgCAGAAAATCAGCACTTGAGAGAATCtctagagaaggaagaaaaagctttggCCTCACTTCAGGAAGAATTAAGGAAGCTAAGACAACAAATTAGAAACTTAGAAGATAAAGGTACTAGCACTGAGTCTATTGTAATGGAAAATCAGAAACTAAGGGAAcatttggaagaggaaaagcaaagaaaccacAACTTTcttaagcaaaaggaaacactCTTTGCAGAGGCACAGATGTTAAGGAGAGAACTGGACAAAGAACGTCATGTTACAGAAGCtctaaaaaaagagatggaacAGTTAAGTTCTCATCAAACACCTGACAATGCTAATGATGATGATACATTAAGAGAAAATCAAGAAATAGAAACTCTGCGAGGAAGACTAgtagaactagaaaaaaagctaaacttTGAGCAACAGCGCTCTGACTTATGGGAGAAGTTGTATGTTGAAGTGAAAgaccaaactgaaaaacaagaaatgaatgaaaagggACAAAAGAAAGGTGCTAAAGGGCAAAGTAAGGCTaagaagaaatcaaaggaaTCATTTCTTGGTTCGGTTAAAGAAACTTTTGATGCTATGAAAAATTCCACGAAAGAGTTTGTAAGACACCATAAAGAAAAGATTAAGCAGGCTAaagaagcagtgaaagaaaacctgaagaaattCTCTGATTCTGTAAAGTCTACATTCAGACACTTCAAAGATACCACAAAAAACATCTTTGATGAAAAGGAGAAGTTGTCAAATGACAAAAGACACGAGGCAAACAAGAAAGCTCGAACTTTTTACCGAGAACATAACTCTTATGAGACTCCGAAGCAAATGCATTACAGGGCACCTAACATGCCAAAAGAATtcaaagatggaagaaaacatcaatttacaacatttcaaaaagatacagattcacagaaatGTCTTGATCGTTTGTGTAATAGAAAACATCAGTTTGTCCTGAAGGGCTGCTCTGGTATTTTTGAATGTGCTCATAAAGAATTCATTAGTCTCTTTAACAGAGTATCAGATCCTATCAGGGTGGATGAATTTAATCGGCtaatgaaaaagtatttgcaaCAAGTTGTACATAACTTTCATCACTGGAGAGAACTAGAAAATTTCGTCAATAAGTTTTTTCATAATGGGGTATTTATCCATGACCAGATGCTGTTCACTGATTTTGTTAATGATGTCAAGGATTACCTGGAAGATATGAAGGAATaccaaaataatgaaaaggttTTTGAGGATTTGGACAAATACATCTACAGATACTACTTTCATTATGATAACTCACCCCAATATGGACCCAG TCGACCTAAAAGGCCTTCTTTTACACAAACTGAAAATTCCAGACATGAAAAACAAGCTCAGAAGTACCACCACCGTAATAAAAGAGAAGGTAAATGGCATAAACATGGTCGCACTAACGGAAGACACATGGCAAATCTTGAAATAGAATTGGGGCAATTACCCTTTGATCCAAAATATTGA
- the CCPG1 gene encoding cell cycle progression protein 1 isoform X1, with product MSENSSDSDSSCGWTVINHEGSDIETVTSENGSTNDTHDFVSEEYVSLQEEEQPIDLQAQCNNDGEIPVVDNALSAFEETQEVPEGKKENIPDDGSCVGTISDDSDIVTLEAPKPEETQSQEEPPADGEEAQSSEDFNMGSSSSSQYAFSHLETVSWLEKLRKIPDCVREWGNEVKEHVARSLHFQVFSSQASNDESSSDETSDQSSPTVRKRRAKKRLISSSEAESGSPAEPESEPPREEEHKRQFSSGLNRCIILALVIAISMGFGHFYGNPEGTIQSQKRQQLVTKTRELKDMKDDLYQCQQEQGDKVHHKVGGDLATCLTSTEVEKKSFESQKKSLAAENQHLRESLEKEEKALASLQEELRKLRQQIRNLEDKGTSTESIVMENQKLREHLEEEKQRNHNFLKQKETLFAEAQMLRRELDKERHVTEALKKEMEQLSSHQTPDNANDDDTLRENQEIETLRGRLVELEKKLNFEQQRSDLWEKLYVEVKDQTEKQEMNEKGQKKGAKGQSKAKKKSKESFLGSVKETFDAMKNSTKEFVRHHKEKIKQAKEAVKENLKKFSDSVKSTFRHFKDTTKNIFDEKEKLSNDKRHEANKKARTFYREHNSYETPKQMHYRAPNMPKEFKDGRKHQFTTFQKDTDSQKCLDRLCNRKHQFVLKGCSGIFECAHKEFISLFNRVSDPIRVDEFNRLMKKYLQQVVHNFHHWRELENFVNKFFHNGVFIHDQMLFTDFVNDVKDYLEDMKEYQNNEKVFEDLDKYIYRYYFHYDNSPQYGPSRPKRPSFTQTENSRHEKQAQKYHHRNKREGKWHKHGRTNGRHMANLEIELGQLPFDPKY from the exons atgtctgaaaattcCAGTGATAGTGATTCATCTTGTGGCTGGACTGTCATCAATCATGAG GGTTCTGACATAGAGACAGTGACTTCAGAAAATGGAAGCACAAATGATACCCATGACTTTGTTTCAGAAGAATACGTTTCGCTGCAAGAAGAGGAGCAACCAATTGATTTGCAAG CCCAGTGCAACAATGATGGAGAGATACCAGTGGTAGATAATGCTCTCTCTGCTTTTGAGGAAACTCAGGAAGTTCCAGAG ggaaagaaagaaaatatccctGATGATGGGTCCTGTGTTGGAACTATTAGTGATGATTCTGACATTGTTACACTTGAAGctccaaaaccagaagaaactcAAAGTCAGGAGGAACCTCCAGCTGATGGTGAAGAAGCTCAAAGTTCAGAGGATTTTAACATGGGTTCCTCCTCTAGCAGTCAATATGCGTTTTCCCATCTAGAAACTG TCAGTTGGCTGGAGAAGCTGAGGAAGATTCCTGATTGTGTAAGGGAATGGGGAAATGAGGTGAAGGAGCATGTGGCTCGCAGTCTTCATTTCCAAG ttttttcatCTCAGGCTAGCAATGATGAATCAAGTAGCGATGAAACTAGCGATCAGTCCAGTCCCACAGTACGAAAACGCCGGGCTAAGAAGAGGCTGATCTCTAGCTCTGAGGCTGAGAGTGGGTCACCTGCTGAACCAGAGTCTGAACCTCCCAGGGAAGAAGAGCACAAGCGCCAGTTCAGTAGTGGCCTTAACAGATGCATCATACTAGCTTTGGTGATTGCAATCAGCATGGGCTTTGGACATTTCTATG gAAACCCTGAAG GTACAATACAGAGCCAGAAACGTCAGCAGCTGGTGACAAAGACACGTGAATTAAAGGATATGAAAGATGACCTTTACCAGTGCCAACAAGAGCAAGGAGATAAAGTGCATCATAAAGTGGGG GGAGATCTTGCCACATGTTTGACTTCGACTGAGGTGGAGAAGAAATCCTTTgaatctcaaaaaaaaagtcttgctgCAGAAAATCAGCACTTGAGAGAATCtctagagaaggaagaaaaagctttggCCTCACTTCAGGAAGAATTAAGGAAGCTAAGACAACAAATTAGAAACTTAGAAGATAAAGGTACTAGCACTGAGTCTATTGTAATGGAAAATCAGAAACTAAGGGAAcatttggaagaggaaaagcaaagaaaccacAACTTTcttaagcaaaaggaaacactCTTTGCAGAGGCACAGATGTTAAGGAGAGAACTGGACAAAGAACGTCATGTTACAGAAGCtctaaaaaaagagatggaacAGTTAAGTTCTCATCAAACACCTGACAATGCTAATGATGATGATACATTAAGAGAAAATCAAGAAATAGAAACTCTGCGAGGAAGACTAgtagaactagaaaaaaagctaaacttTGAGCAACAGCGCTCTGACTTATGGGAGAAGTTGTATGTTGAAGTGAAAgaccaaactgaaaaacaagaaatgaatgaaaagggACAAAAGAAAGGTGCTAAAGGGCAAAGTAAGGCTaagaagaaatcaaaggaaTCATTTCTTGGTTCGGTTAAAGAAACTTTTGATGCTATGAAAAATTCCACGAAAGAGTTTGTAAGACACCATAAAGAAAAGATTAAGCAGGCTAaagaagcagtgaaagaaaacctgaagaaattCTCTGATTCTGTAAAGTCTACATTCAGACACTTCAAAGATACCACAAAAAACATCTTTGATGAAAAGGAGAAGTTGTCAAATGACAAAAGACACGAGGCAAACAAGAAAGCTCGAACTTTTTACCGAGAACATAACTCTTATGAGACTCCGAAGCAAATGCATTACAGGGCACCTAACATGCCAAAAGAATtcaaagatggaagaaaacatcaatttacaacatttcaaaaagatacagattcacagaaatGTCTTGATCGTTTGTGTAATAGAAAACATCAGTTTGTCCTGAAGGGCTGCTCTGGTATTTTTGAATGTGCTCATAAAGAATTCATTAGTCTCTTTAACAGAGTATCAGATCCTATCAGGGTGGATGAATTTAATCGGCtaatgaaaaagtatttgcaaCAAGTTGTACATAACTTTCATCACTGGAGAGAACTAGAAAATTTCGTCAATAAGTTTTTTCATAATGGGGTATTTATCCATGACCAGATGCTGTTCACTGATTTTGTTAATGATGTCAAGGATTACCTGGAAGATATGAAGGAATaccaaaataatgaaaaggttTTTGAGGATTTGGACAAATACATCTACAGATACTACTTTCATTATGATAACTCACCCCAATATGGACCCAG TCGACCTAAAAGGCCTTCTTTTACACAAACTGAAAATTCCAGACATGAAAAACAAGCTCAGAAGTACCACCACCGTAATAAAAGAGAAGGTAAATGGCATAAACATGGTCGCACTAACGGAAGACACATGGCAAATCTTGAAATAGAATTGGGGCAATTACCCTTTGATCCAAAATATTGA